The genomic window GAAGGCGAGGGCTACACGGTCAACAAGATCGTGCTCGCGACGATGCCGAAAGTTCCCGACGAGGTAAATCTGATCGTCGCCGCCGGTCCGACCAAGCCGCTAGGCCAGCATGAACTCGACGCTTTGAGCGAGTATCTCAAGCACGGCGGACGCATGATCGCGATGTTCCGGCCGCAGCGCGCCGATTCGTCCATCGACGAGTCGGGGCTGGTTAAGCTGGTCGGCGATTGGGGTGTCAAGGTCGGCAATGACATCGTGGTCGATCAGGTCGTGCGGCTGTTCGCAGGGCCCGCGCTCGGCCTGAATCCGCTGGTGCAGACTTACGCCGAGCATCCGATCACCAAGGGTTTCAAGCAGCGCACCGTGTTCCCGATGGCGCGCTCGCTCACCGCCGACACGAACCTGAAGCCGGGCCTGACCGTCACCCCGATTTCCAAGACCAGCGATACCTCATGGGCGGAAGTTTCGCTCGACGTATTGTTCAAACAGCAGAAGGCGCAACTCGACGAGAAGGATACGCGCGGACCGATCGCCGTGGTCGAGACGGTGGACGCCAACCTGGAGACGCTCGGCTTCGGCAAGGGCACGGCGCGGATGGTCATCTTCGGCAGCACCGATTTCGGCGACAATCAGTACGTCGGCAATTTCTTCAACCGCGATTTCTTCGTCAACAGCGTCGATTGGCTGACCGGCGAGGAGAACTCGATCTCGATTCGGCCGCGCTCGATTCGCGCTTCGCGCTTCCGTCTTACCACCGATCAATTCGCGATCGTCTTTGCGCTCGCGGTGCTGCTGCTTCCTGAGATGCTGCTGATCGCCGGAATCGTCGTCTGGTGGGAACGGCGCAACTGAGCGCCGCCAACTTCGCTTGCTTCGATGCGGCCTCGCAACACCATCATCGCGCTGATCCTGTTCGCCCTTATCGGCGGCTACGCGTTCATCATGGCGCGCTATTCCGTCCCGGAAGAGCATCGCAAGCTGATCAATCTGAAGCCCGAGCAGATGGCGGAGATCGAGCTCAAGTCCGCCGATCGCGACATCCTGATTCGGCGCGAGAAGGGCAAGCCGTGGGTGCTGGTGAAGCCAATCGGCAGCGACGCCGACCAGTTCCAGTGCAACAATCTCGCGCACGCGATCTCCGAAACTGAACTGGTGCGAACCGTCGAGGAAAAACCGACCAACCTCGAACCCTTTGCACTCGCCAAGCCCACCACCGTCGTCACGGTGAAGACTTTCGACGGCAAGGCGCTGCCATCGATCGAGATCGGCAAGAATGCGCCGGTCGGCTTCAATGCCTACGTCAAGATGTCCAACAGTCCGGCGGTGCTGCTGACGTCGTCGGTGTTCCCGACCGGGATGAACAAGACCGTCAATGATCTGCGCAACAAGGATCTGGTCACGTTCAAAATGGACGATGTCCAGAAATTGATCCTGACGCGCGACAATGGCGAAACGATCGAAGTCGATCGCGACGGCGCGGGCTGGAAGGTCGTCAAGCCCGCCGCTTATGCCGCCGACGAAGCCGTAGTCCGCCAGGTGCTCAATACGCTGGTGAGCGCTCGAGTCGCGGACTTTATCGCGGATGCGCCTGCGAGCGTCGCGCAGTACGGCCTCGAAAAACCACATCTGACGGCCACTGCGATGCTGAAAAACGGCGGGCAGCAATCGGTGCTGTTTGGCTTCAAGCAGACCGAGCAGGGCAAGGGTGGTATCTACGTTCGCCGCGGCGAGCGCGCATCCGTGTACGCCGTCCCCGCCTACGTGATGACCAGCGCGAACAAATCGATTCTCGAATTACGCGACAAAACCGCGCTCAAGTTCGAGCCGTCGGCAGTCGAGAGCGTTGCGATCAAGACCAAGGACGGCAATTTCACCCTGAAGCGCGCGGCCGGCGGCAAATGGGATGTGATCGAAGGCGGGCAAACCTCGCCCGCCGATGTCGCCGTCGTCGAGCGTTTGCTGAGCGAACTCAAAGGTTTGAAAGGCGCGTCGATCATCGCCGATCCGATGCCGAATGCAGCGCCCTTTGGCCTCGACAATCCAGCCGTCGAAATCACGCTGACCGGCAAGGACGGCAAGCAAATCGGCGATCTCAAGGCCGCGATGCTCTCGATTAAGCCTTCGAGTCCGCCGCTGCCGGGTGAGTCGCCCAAACCGCGCATCGAGCACTACTTGAGCACCGGCGCGTCGAAGGCGGTGTACACGCTGAGCGATTATTACTATTCGCAGCTCGACAATCCGGCGTCGATTTACAAGGCGCGCACGCAGCCCACTCCCGCCCCGAAATAATCCCAGCGCTCGCCTGTTTGGGTAGCCGCGGGCCTCCGGTTGGGTAGCCGCGGGCCTCCGTGCCCGCGGTCTTCATAGGTGTTTTTTTGTGTAGAGCCCGCGTGGGCACGGAGGCCCACGGCTACCCATTCGTACTGGGTCGCGGCCACCCAAAAGGGGGTGCCGAGGCTCTTCACGACTCCGCGATCACGTGCGCGATCGCTTCCTTCGCCGTGTGCGTGATGCTCAGGTGGAAGCCGCTGATCTGCTTGCGGCGCGCAAACGCAGCCGCCTTGCCCGACAGCACGATCGTCGGCGCCTTGCCGCGCTCGCGCACGACCTCGATCTCGCTCCATCCGACGTTGCGATTCCATCCAGTGCCCATCGCTTTCATCGCAGCTTCCTTCGCGGCGAAGCGCGCGGCATAGCTCTGGTAGCGCGGGCGTCCGCGCGATTCGCAATACTCGACTTCGCCCGGCGTGTACACGCGCATCCGGAAGCGGTCGCCGGTGAGCGGTCGCGTGAGCGCGCGCTCGATTCGGTCCACTTCGATCACGTCGATTCCGGTGCCAGCGATTTGCGCCATCTCATCCTCTCGCCGATGAGTATTAGCTGCGGCGCAATGCGATTCAAAGTCGATCTCGAACTTAATGCGCAGCGCGCGCAACGCTTGCCGCGCGTCCTCGGCGAATCCTATTCTTCATTCGACCGTGATTAATGGTTGGAGGTTCCAGCAACGATGCTTTCGATCACCGTGAACAAAACCAGATGCATCGGCAGCGGCGATTGCGTCGAGACCGCGCCCGGGGTGTTTCAGCTTGACGACGAAGGAAAATCGCAGGTCGTGAATCCGACCGGCGCCGCCGATTCGTCGATCGTCGCGGCTGCGCGCTCATGCCCGGTCAAGGCAATCACCGTCGTCGACGGCGACACGCAACTCTATCCAATCCCGAAAAAGTGATCGGATCGCGCAAAGCAATCTGAAATGCGATGGCGCTGAGGAAGCATCGCGAGGGTGAACTCGTAATCGAGCAGACGCGGGATATCGCGCGCCTGCGCACGCTTCTCGACAGCGGCGGCATGATCACGGCTGGAATCGAATGGCCGGCGGCGTGCTACCTGCTCGCATTCTACGGCGACGAGGCGATCGGCGCGATCGGAGTCGAGCCGCAAATCGATGCGGCGCTGATTCGCTCGCTCTACGTGATCGAATCGATGCGGCGGAGCGGAATCGGCGCCGCGCTGGTAGCCGCCGCGCGCAAAGCCGCGCACACTCGCGGCGCGCGCCATCTTTATTTGTTCAGCACCGAGGCTGGCCAATTCTTCATGCGATTGGGCTTCGAACGTGTCGCGATGCCGCAACTGCTCGACGCGCTGAGCTGCGTGCCCGAGGTCGAATACTATCGCGCGCGGCCGGACGAGCTTGCGCGCGAAATCGCATTCCATCTCGACATCTCGCGCGACGGCCTGATCGAGCGATAGTTCCCGCCGAGGTTCGGCGCAAGTATCATGTGTTCCTGGCGGTTCTCGATATGCTGACCCGGCAACAGCTCGACGATTTCGATCGGTGCGGGATTCTCCGCGTGCCGAATGCGATCGCGACTGCCGACGCCGAAGCAATGTGCGCCTGCGTGTGGGGCAACTTGAGCCGTCGCTATCCTGTTCGCCGCGACGATCCCGAGACCTGGACGCCGCGCAATGCTTTGATTCGCGCGGATCCGTGGGTTAAGGCGCTATGCTCGCGCGCCGAAGATGCCGATCGTATCGAGCGATTCATGAACCGCGGCGCGAATGTCGATGGCATCGAGCTGCGTGTCGTCGAGATGATCGGTGAGCCCGGCGACGTCTATCTAGTGCATCCGCTGATGCTGCATGCCCCCGCGATAAACTGTGCCGCCACTCCGCGAATCGTGCTTTCGAGCTTCGTGTACCGAAACGGCATCCGACCCGAGGCGCTCTACAACGAGCAATGAAAAAGGGCGGCCATCATGACCGCCCTTCGTCGCGAAAATTTCAAGTGTTACTTGCGCGCGATCTCGTTCATGATGTGCACTTCCGGACGGCCATCCAGATGCGCCCCCAGTTTGCCGCCCAGTTCCTTCATGTGCTCGGTCTTGCCGTGCGAATCGAACGAAGCCTGGTCCTGGTAAACCTCGTAGAACCAGTACGTGGTCGGGTCTTTTTCCACCTTGTGCAGCACGTAGGCCTGCGTGCCGGGCTCGTTGGCGC from Candidatus Binatus sp. includes these protein-coding regions:
- a CDS encoding putative quinol monooxygenase; translated protein: MAITVLAKIKAKQGSEAAVEAAFKDMIAKVRANEPGTQAYVLHKVEKDPTTYWFYEVYQDQASFDSHGKTEHMKELGGKLGAHLDGRPEVHIMNEIARK
- a CDS encoding GldG family protein, whose amino-acid sequence is MRRSSALYGILGLVLLAFGLVDYFIASGFRVFVFINLIGGVFAIILWLTSSRPALASIAGRRSTRYGANAVVYSIAFIGLLVAINYISTLHHTRLDLTEAKVFSLSSQSINVVKQLKKPLKFYGFFQGGDNGTARSLYETFAYYSPKVTFEMVDPDRHPELAERFKVTTMGTTRVQYGGENGDGTNVAELNEEALTNAIIRATKETKKVVDFLDGHGEADPDDAEGQTGFGSIKTALEGEGYTVNKIVLATMPKVPDEVNLIVAAGPTKPLGQHELDALSEYLKHGGRMIAMFRPQRADSSIDESGLVKLVGDWGVKVGNDIVVDQVVRLFAGPALGLNPLVQTYAEHPITKGFKQRTVFPMARSLTADTNLKPGLTVTPISKTSDTSWAEVSLDVLFKQQKAQLDEKDTRGPIAVVETVDANLETLGFGKGTARMVIFGSTDFGDNQYVGNFFNRDFFVNSVDWLTGEENSISIRPRSIRASRFRLTTDQFAIVFALAVLLLPEMLLIAGIVVWWERRN
- a CDS encoding DUF4340 domain-containing protein, translated to MRPRNTIIALILFALIGGYAFIMARYSVPEEHRKLINLKPEQMAEIELKSADRDILIRREKGKPWVLVKPIGSDADQFQCNNLAHAISETELVRTVEEKPTNLEPFALAKPTTVVTVKTFDGKALPSIEIGKNAPVGFNAYVKMSNSPAVLLTSSVFPTGMNKTVNDLRNKDLVTFKMDDVQKLILTRDNGETIEVDRDGAGWKVVKPAAYAADEAVVRQVLNTLVSARVADFIADAPASVAQYGLEKPHLTATAMLKNGGQQSVLFGFKQTEQGKGGIYVRRGERASVYAVPAYVMTSANKSILELRDKTALKFEPSAVESVAIKTKDGNFTLKRAAGGKWDVIEGGQTSPADVAVVERLLSELKGLKGASIIADPMPNAAPFGLDNPAVEITLTGKDGKQIGDLKAAMLSIKPSSPPLPGESPKPRIEHYLSTGASKAVYTLSDYYYSQLDNPASIYKARTQPTPAPK
- a CDS encoding GNAT family N-acetyltransferase gives rise to the protein MALRKHREGELVIEQTRDIARLRTLLDSGGMITAGIEWPAACYLLAFYGDEAIGAIGVEPQIDAALIRSLYVIESMRRSGIGAALVAAARKAAHTRGARHLYLFSTEAGQFFMRLGFERVAMPQLLDALSCVPEVEYYRARPDELAREIAFHLDISRDGLIER
- the acpS gene encoding holo-ACP synthase gives rise to the protein MAQIAGTGIDVIEVDRIERALTRPLTGDRFRMRVYTPGEVEYCESRGRPRYQSYAARFAAKEAAMKAMGTGWNRNVGWSEIEVVRERGKAPTIVLSGKAAAFARRKQISGFHLSITHTAKEAIAHVIAES
- a CDS encoding ferredoxin; protein product: MLSITVNKTRCIGSGDCVETAPGVFQLDDEGKSQVVNPTGAADSSIVAAARSCPVKAITVVDGDTQLYPIPKK